GTCTCAGCTGTAAAGTTAAAATGCTGCCAACGTCTCGCTACAAAAGCTTGTGTGAATTTTGAAGTCAAGGATTCCTTACCGTATAGACGCAGATGGCCAGGATTGTCTTTCAAAGAAATAATATCTTCACCAAGTGGGATACGTAACGATTGAAAGTGATTATTTAATGTGTCGATTTCAAAATCATCTTTCTCCTTATAATCTTTTTCCCATTTAACTTCTTTGATAGAAGGTCCTTCTATTTCAAGAGATGGTCCGTTACCGTTAACAACATATGGCCAGTCGTCTTTCCACTCAATTCTTTGAATGGCCGTTTCCCTTCCAAGCGGGCAATATCCTCGAGCTTCCAATATCGGTTGGTTTTTTCTTGGTAATGGTCGTCCTGTTAGGTGTACTAAAAACCACTCATTTGTATGTGTGTGGACAAGAGAAGCATGACCAGATTTTTGGAGCGGACTTCTTGGATATGGCCATGATGTGATCAATGGATTTTCTGGATGTACTTCATATGGTCCCCGTAGATTCTTTGATCGAGCAATAGTTGCTGCGTGATCGTATTTTGTTCCACCCTCTGCTGTTAATAAGTAATAGTAACCATTGATTTTATAAATATGTGGTGCTTCAACTAATTTAATATCCGTTCCTTTAAAAATAATATTGGATTCGCCGACAAGTTTTTGTTCTTCCACGCTAAACTCCTGAAGAGCAATTCCATAAAAATTATGGTGATTAAAGCGATGATCCCAATACATGTTTACCAAAAATTTTTTTCCTGATTCATCATGATAGAGAGATGGATCGAAACCAGAACTGTTTAAATAAGTACGCTCAGACCATTCGCCATCGATTGTTTCACAAGTGACAAGGTAATTATGACAATCTTTCCATTGCCCCTCCGTTACCTTGACATCCGTATAGATTAGCCAGAACTTACCATCACTATAAGACAGATGAGGTGCCCAAACACCACCTGAATTTGGATTTCCCATCATATTCAATTGGCTAATGCGATTAAGAGGTCTTGAAACCAATCGCCAATTTTTTAAATCCTTTGAATGATAGATACCAACACCCGGGAACCATTCAAATGTAGAAACTGCAATATAATAGTCTTCCCCTACACGGCAAATACATGGATCTGGATTGAATCCTGGTAAAATTGGATTGCGAATGATTGTCAATTTTCTTCACCCTTTACAGTATTATTGCTTTTTTCATCAAATAAGCAGTCTTCATTTAAATTAATGTTAGTGCTTTCAAAGATGGTGAGAGATTACTTACAATTGCAGGAATACTAAACAAATAACTCCCTAAATTAGTATTTATTGCAATGTAATAATACTTATAACACTAGTAAATTAGATTGGCAAGTTAATAATATTCAAATAATTCATACTTCAATCTATAAAACTCACGGTGAAGTGAGCTATTCATTAGAGAAATATTAATAATTAGAAATCACCATTTTGTTGAATACTATCACTCAAAAAGCTTTCAATTGAAAAAGCTGCGACACCTAAAGCAGTCGAACGTGTAGACAACTCGGAAAAATCAATTTGTAAATCATTTTGCTGGAACCACAGAGCCTGACTAGCAATTCTATTATTCAATGGTTCCTCGAGCCACTTTTTAGAGAAGGCCAATCGATTGCCAATAATTACTTGTTGCGGGTTGAAGATGTTAATAATGTTATTTATCCCGATACCTAAATAGTCACCCGTTTGCTCGAATAGTGTAATCACATCTTTATTGCCATTTTCAGCGAGAATTAATAAACTTTCTAAATCGACTTCCTTGTAAGTAGATAGAGGAATATCTAGCGTTTCTGCCTTATGAATTAGTGCTTGCTCCGAAGCATATAATTCCCAACAACCTTCGTTTCCACAACGACATCTAGAACCATTAGCTTGAATGGTCATGTGACCAAGTTCACCTGAAAAACCATTGGAGCCTTTATACAAAGAACCATTGAGAATGAGCCCGACGCCTATCCCAACACCAGCACTTACATAAATAACGTTGTCAAAATCCTTCCCTGCTCCAAATTCTTTCTCCCCGTATGCACCTGCATTTGCTTCATTTTCAATGATGATTGGAAGATTGTATTTAGTATGTAGTGTCGCCTTTAAATTTACGTTCTTCCAGTTTAAATTTGGAGCTAGTAGCACATTGCCGTTTTTATCAACTATACCTGGTACTCCAACTCCGATTCCAATGATACCGTGAGGACTGGAGGGAGCAGACGAAATGAGAAAATCGATTGCGTTAAACAGTTGTTCCTCCATTTCTTTGTAAGAAAGATTTTTGAAGGTTATTTCTTTTTCTTCATAAATATTCCCTTTTAAGTCTGTCAGGACGCCGAGTAAATAATTAACTCCTAAATCGATTCCAATCGAATAACCGGCTTTTTCATTAAATAACAACATAACGGGTCTTCTCCCTCCACTTGATTCGCCGGGACCGGACTCGTAGATTAAGTGTTCTTCCAGTAAATCATTCACTAAGGATGAAACGGTTCCTTTGTTTAATCCCGTTTGACTTGCGACGGAGGCTCTTGAAATAGGAGAGTTATTTTTAATTTTATCTAAAACTAAGGATTTATTGCCCTTTTTTACGACATGATGATTCCAAGTTTGATTTGCTTCCATCTTCATAATATTCAGCTCTTTCTCTTTTTTTTCATTCTAACAAATAAAACATGATTAGCAATCCTTTCTTGTTTAGCTAGTTTAGATAGATGACATACTTTTCTTTAATTTATTATGTCGGAAATTGTTATTTTTTAGATAAAATGAGTGCTTATAGTCTCGTCTCGTAGTCGATAAAAAACTTTGTTCATCCACTAGACTAACAACTAGTCGTTTGATATAATGAAAACGCATACAACATTCAGAATATTGTTGTAATTAAAAATTGGGGTGGGGGAGAATAATGAAGGGGATTAAGAGAACGATTACAATTCTATTATTTGCTTCTGTTTTTTATTTACTAGCAGGTTGTTCGGATTCAAATGGTTCATCAAATGCAAGTGGAGACAAGGAAATAAAATTCATGCATTTATGGCCTGAAGGAAGCTCCAAACAGCATTATGATGTTGTAAAAGAAATTATTGCCGATTACGAAAAAGAACACAAAGGCGTAAAAGTTGATCTAGAAGTCTTAAGTAATGAGCAATATAAAGATAAATTAAGAGTGTTGTCCACGTCGAAAGAACTTCCTGATGTGGGGATGACTTGGGCGGCAGGATTTTTGGAGCCATATGTAGGGGGAAATATGTTTGCTCCATTAGATGATGTAATTAAAGAAAAATTAAGTGATAGTTTTGTACCAGGAACTGTAGAAGCATATGCAAAGGATGGGAAAACATATGGGCTTCCACTAGAGTTGAACATCGTGACACTATATTATAATAAGGCGATGTTTGAGAAACATAATTTAGAAGCACCAAAAACGTTTGAAGAATTGGAAAATGTCGTTAAAGCATTTAAAAAAGATGGGATTCAGCCTATTGCATTAGGTAATAAAGATGCTTGGACAGGATCATTATGGTATATGTACCTTGCAGACCGAATTGGTGGAGCCGATGTTCTTAACAAAGCAATTGATAGAACAGGTACTTTTGAAGATCCAGCACTGATTGAAGCAGCAAAAAAAGTGCAAGATCTTGTAGATATGGGTGCGTTTGTTAATGGTTTTAACGGCCTTGCAGATGAAGAAGCAAAAAGCATGTTTATGAGTGAGCAAGCACCAATGTATTTAATCGCAACTTGGGATTTACCGAATTACACAACAAACGAAAGCGTTCCAAAAGAATTTAGGGATTCTGTAGCGTATCTTAAATTTCCAACTGTAAATGGCAAGGGAGATATGAACAGTTTCGTTGGAGGACCTGGTGTCGGATTATTTGTTGCAGAGGATTCTAAAGTGAAAAAAGAAGCAAAAGAATTCGCAGCATTTTTTGTGAAGGAATGGGGAGAGAAAGCTGTTAGTGAAGCTGGTGTAATACCTGCAACAAAAGTAAAAGCAGACTCTTTAGATCTTCCAAAAATGTATATCGATATATTGAATGAGTTAAATCAAGCAAGTAATATTACATTATTTGCAGATGTTCAAATGAGTCCAGATGTAGCACAAGTGCATCTAGATTCCATTCAAGCCCTTTTTGGAAAAGAAATGACACCGGAACAATTCGCTAAAGCACATGAAGATGCTCTTTCGAAAAGTAAATAACAAGCTTCAATAAGTAAAGTTAAAAATAGGGGACTTATCCTTAATTTTGGATAGTCCTCTTCTACCTTCTAAGATAGGGGTTGAATGTAATGAACAAAGTTATGTCTAATAAGCTGTTAATAGCATTATATATTTCCCCAGCCCTTGTATTGGTTACCGTGTTAATATTCATTCCGTTAATCCTTTCAGGGTACTATGGATTAATGGATTGGGACGGTATTGGTGCGAAGACATTTATTGGAATAGAAAATTATATGAATGGAATCAAAGATATTAAATTTTGGAACAGTGCCTATCATTCATTTTTATTAGCAATATTTTCGACACTAAGCCTAGCGATTTATCTAGTCATTTCTTTTATATTAGCTTCCAAAATAAAAGGAGCGGATTTACTAAGGAAAATATATTTAATTCCAATGCTATTATCTTCGGTTGCAATTGCGCAGCTTTGGATAAAAGTGTATAACCCATCAAACGGAATTTTAAATGTGTTTCTTACTAAAATAGGCGTTCATAATCCTCCAGCATGGTTGGCAGATTCCTCTCTTGTCCTATTTGCAATTTTCATCCCGATCTTATGGCAATATGCTGGATTTTATATATTAATTTATTATGCTGCATTGAAAAACATCCCTGAGTCACTAATTGAGGCAGCAAAAATTGATGGTGCATCTGCTTTCCAAATTGCAACTAAAATAAAGTTGCCTTTAATTAAAGAAGTAGTAAGCGTGACCGTCGTATTAGCGATTGTTGGATCGTTAAAATATTTCGATCTTATTTATGTGATGACTGCCGGTGGACCAAATGGAGCAAGTGAAGTTATGGCATCTTACATGTATAAGTTAGCTTTTTCAAGTTATAAGTTTGGATACGGAAGTGCAATTGGTTTCTTATTGTTATTGATTACTTTAATCGTAACATTTGTAGTTCGCAAATTAACTACATCTAAAGAGAAAATAGAGTATTAGAAAGGGG
The nucleotide sequence above comes from Psychrobacillus glaciei. Encoded proteins:
- a CDS encoding carbohydrate ABC transporter permease, which translates into the protein MNKVMSNKLLIALYISPALVLVTVLIFIPLILSGYYGLMDWDGIGAKTFIGIENYMNGIKDIKFWNSAYHSFLLAIFSTLSLAIYLVISFILASKIKGADLLRKIYLIPMLLSSVAIAQLWIKVYNPSNGILNVFLTKIGVHNPPAWLADSSLVLFAIFIPILWQYAGFYILIYYAALKNIPESLIEAAKIDGASAFQIATKIKLPLIKEVVSVTVVLAIVGSLKYFDLIYVMTAGGPNGASEVMASYMYKLAFSSYKFGYGSAIGFLLLLITLIVTFVVRKLTTSKEKIEY
- a CDS encoding extracellular solute-binding protein → MKGIKRTITILLFASVFYLLAGCSDSNGSSNASGDKEIKFMHLWPEGSSKQHYDVVKEIIADYEKEHKGVKVDLEVLSNEQYKDKLRVLSTSKELPDVGMTWAAGFLEPYVGGNMFAPLDDVIKEKLSDSFVPGTVEAYAKDGKTYGLPLELNIVTLYYNKAMFEKHNLEAPKTFEELENVVKAFKKDGIQPIALGNKDAWTGSLWYMYLADRIGGADVLNKAIDRTGTFEDPALIEAAKKVQDLVDMGAFVNGFNGLADEEAKSMFMSEQAPMYLIATWDLPNYTTNESVPKEFRDSVAYLKFPTVNGKGDMNSFVGGPGVGLFVAEDSKVKKEAKEFAAFFVKEWGEKAVSEAGVIPATKVKADSLDLPKMYIDILNELNQASNITLFADVQMSPDVAQVHLDSIQALFGKEMTPEQFAKAHEDALSKSK
- a CDS encoding glycoside hydrolase family 43 protein; this encodes MTIIRNPILPGFNPDPCICRVGEDYYIAVSTFEWFPGVGIYHSKDLKNWRLVSRPLNRISQLNMMGNPNSGGVWAPHLSYSDGKFWLIYTDVKVTEGQWKDCHNYLVTCETIDGEWSERTYLNSSGFDPSLYHDESGKKFLVNMYWDHRFNHHNFYGIALQEFSVEEQKLVGESNIIFKGTDIKLVEAPHIYKINGYYYLLTAEGGTKYDHAATIARSKNLRGPYEVHPENPLITSWPYPRSPLQKSGHASLVHTHTNEWFLVHLTGRPLPRKNQPILEARGYCPLGRETAIQRIEWKDDWPYVVNGNGPSLEIEGPSIKEVKWEKDYKEKDDFEIDTLNNHFQSLRIPLGEDIISLKDNPGHLRLYGKESLTSKFTQAFVARRWQHFNFTAETKVAFNPNSFQQSAGLVNYYNTENWTAFQISWHEEKGKILELTTCDNFSFDQPLQGKEIVIANDIEYVYLKVDVQTTIYEYSYSFDGDNWTVIPIQFDSYKLSDDYIHGGGFFTGAFVGMQCQDTSGQSCHADFDYFIYKEEAE
- a CDS encoding ROK family protein → MEANQTWNHHVVKKGNKSLVLDKIKNNSPISRASVASQTGLNKGTVSSLVNDLLEEHLIYESGPGESSGGRRPVMLLFNEKAGYSIGIDLGVNYLLGVLTDLKGNIYEEKEITFKNLSYKEMEEQLFNAIDFLISSAPSSPHGIIGIGVGVPGIVDKNGNVLLAPNLNWKNVNLKATLHTKYNLPIIIENEANAGAYGEKEFGAGKDFDNVIYVSAGVGIGVGLILNGSLYKGSNGFSGELGHMTIQANGSRCRCGNEGCWELYASEQALIHKAETLDIPLSTYKEVDLESLLILAENGNKDVITLFEQTGDYLGIGINNIINIFNPQQVIIGNRLAFSKKWLEEPLNNRIASQALWFQQNDLQIDFSELSTRSTALGVAAFSIESFLSDSIQQNGDF